aggcgcttcttgggaggcaacccaagcttaaattttattgctttcatgttagtttacttttatatgcTTTCTTATCTAGTAAGTCGAGTCGGCTTAAGTGCCTCCCTGAGTTTTGCAACCTTTGTAAGGGGATGTTAATAGTGTCGGTTgcacaaaaaaaaattagaataAAGTACAGAATAAAAATTGCTGCTActttctagatatttattcctccATATTTCACTTGTCTTGGTCGAGAGTTCATATTTTGCAGGAATAAGGATGTCCATAGCTACTGGGCTGATTATACAATAAGAAGATGCTTCTGCCTTTTTGCCTTATTACGTGCTGTGGTCAGAGGTCAAGATATTTAAATGGGCTGAAACAATCATGTGGAGTACTTGCTTTCTGATTCTATGCTACTGGTGCTACTGCCAGCGTATGATCCTGCCAGCTTGGGTTGCTTCTATTCAAACAATATTGGAGCATCTTGCTGTGACTGCTCATTTGAATCCGCTAAGTGCCTCATTCCCTCCTATTCTTATTATATTATAGGCTAAACTTGTCATCAAGATATCCATTTTGACATTGAGGACGATGTCGAGTTTAAGTGTGGGGGAGAGGTAAAGTTCTGTTAATAATTTTGAAAAAACATTGTGCTGAAACTTGTGGTTTTTGATGCTGAAAGAAGAGTTGGCGGGTTGCCATGTGGAGTTTTTGTTGCACTTGCAGGTTGTTTTAAATTTGGATATGACTATTTGTAGGGGAGATGGTGTCAAAATTTTGTCAGAATTAGTGCTTGAAGGAAGTAATAAACCTGTGTTCTTATTGGACTAACTAGAGAAGGGAAGTCGACGATAAACTCTAATCTAACATGTTTTCAAAAATTTAACTATTACTTTAACTTaactaaaaaaataataatttgaaGTCGTGTATACAAGAGTTTTTCCTCCCGATTGAACTTGGAATGATCAATTTTTTCTTAACATATGTGTTTTAAGTCTCTTTTAAATTTAAATTACAAGTAAACTATAAAGAATAACACTTACTTTGGCTACCTTGTTTACACTTTCCGTTGACTCTAGAGTGTGGGAGCGTAAGCCGGTCTTATTACCCAACTTACTTTCGTAGGTGACTCCTAATTAGGGCTTCAGGGAGATTACTTGACCTCAATTCTATCCGGTGCCCGAGTAATTAGATCCTTAGGGGAACCTAGTCAATGTACTAGGAGAATGCCTAATGACTTGTCCGGATGGGCGGTATCCATTGGTCGAAAACTCGCTACAAGGGTCACTGGATAGACTGCCAAGTTTGGGAAATTGAAAGTTGCTGGAAAGTTAAAGTGTTTGGAAAGTTGAACAATTGTGACAAATGAAAGTGCGAATCCTTGTTATTGTATTATGGTGGTAGTTTAATTGAGGGACGAGTACACTTGAATGCTCGGGAGAACGATCCTCGTACTACACTTGTACAGAAAGTAAATCCCCTTTCCCTTAAGACCTTAAATTGCTGAAACCCACCTCTACGAGTCAATACACTTGCACACGAGCACAAAGGTAGTTGGACCGAGTGTGAAGGATAAAAAGTTTATTTCTAACTTAAATTTAGAAGCGGTTTAAAACATCATATGTTTAATTAATCGGTTGTATAGTTTGTAGTGGAGGAAGAACTTAGTATATGTTACCaacttattaaaaaaaaaaagatttcaaaaaaaaaaattaataaaaaaaatgttttagTTTGTCGTCGATTGTACCTACGTTGGTTAATCTAAAATCTTTGAGGTTAATCTTTTGAGCCGATATTTTTAGCTTATGATTTGTCATTGCCGAGGACGGCAatagtctaagtgtgggggaatttgataagCTCATTTTTATACGTATTTTTACCCCTTTAATATCATATTTTTTAATGTCGTCTTTCGTATTTTTAAGCTAAATACTATACTATTGGGAGTCTTGAGTTTGTACTTCGTCTTGTATTTTTTTTACGCTAAATCGAGTTTGTAATATCTATGCTAAGTTATTTAGCGGTAGCCCATTTATATCGAGGGTCAATTACGACTAAGTTCGTAATATATGTTTACAGGGCCGTGGAGCAAGTATATGTAAAATGGACCAAGGAACAAAATATGAAGCAAATCTTAGAAAATAAAGAAGCAAGCACGTACGTAAACAAACAAAAATTCACAGCCCATCATTGATTGAATAGAAGGACGGCAGCACTAATATGAATACGGAATTACGGAGCCGTATAGGGACGACATCAGACATATAGAGAATAGTCAGTGGACAAGATCAACAAAAGCACAGCATAAGAAAAACGTCATCCTTATCGCATAGAGAACACAGCCCACAAGTAGTTAAAGAGGAGTATTTACACAAGTAAATACTCGCATGAATTGATGGTGGAAGAAGAAGAACGAGCTATTAAACTGAGTAACGCCCGCATCCGAATGGTAGAAAACCCTCCAATTTAATATGGAGCAGTTATTGGAATTGAGGAAGAGGCGTTCTAGGGTTCATATTTCGACTTAAATAAACCCAGATTGTACTCCCAAGAAGGAGAATCAGATGAGGAGCCGCAAAGACAGAGGACGAGGATCCGAGCGCTAGTCGAAGATTCCGACGCCAATTTCTATCCGTTTACCATGAGATTTCTCTACCCttatcttatctttattgtttttattattagtAATATGAACTAATTTATCATTAGGAGTATGTAATCGACTATTTGGTATTGTGGTTTATGAGATTAGTTCTTGTTTTGAATGATTAATTCGTCTTTTGGGTATTTATTCAAGGTTCATAATTTGGCTTTTAAATTCATGTTTATCAGTTTAGTTTGTCTGAGGTATTACCATGAATCTATTGTCAAATTGATAATAGTGTTGATTAGGTTGCAGTCTAATCTTGATCGCTAGAATCTTGTTTAATAATGCCGTCTTATAGAGTTGCAGCTTACTGGCTCTGTAAGATTTAATTGATTGGTTTTCTTAATGCGATTAAATTTATTGATTTAATACGTGCTTACATGGTTGAGTACTTGAGTCTATATAATTTAGTTAGGATTAAACTTGCGTAGGTTAACGGGGTTTAACGAGTAAGAACGATAAAACTAGTAGTTTGCTTGCTTACAAGGGATtagctagttttttttttttggtgagatgtgtgtatatatatatatagggtcggggtcaggtACGAACTAAAGTtcagtacgaaccgtacgaactaagaCTATAACACTGTATTTCCCGCAAGAAAGTCAACAGCTATAATAAAATTAACCCCTTTTCCTTTCCTATTCCGTACACTCCCCGACCTCCCTTCGCTCTCCTCTCTCATCATTTATCCTCACCTGCTGTCGCCGCCGGCAGCGAGATACGACGACACCGGCTGATCACCGGCGACCAGTGGCGCATCTCCATCTTTGGTACGTATCTTTGGTCACCATGATCTCCATTTTTTCCTGCCTTTTCTCCACCGGTGAACACCACCAGCAATTGATTTCTCCAGTTCATCGGCGATTAATAATAAATCCACTAATTAATTTCGCCATTATACATCATACAGATCTCCGGCATTAAATTCATTTGATCGCCGGTCATTTTTTTTTCTATCCtttcattattttttttctttctctctaattaggtttatattacAGTTTGTGAAATGATGAAATTATTGTTGTTGAAATTGCGAAAATGCAGGAAATTTTGCGGACGACGTTTGGATCGAATATTTGAGGTATGGTTTTGAATCGTAAAATGATCTGGATGATTAGCTAAGTTTGAATTATAGCTTGTTTTGTTGAAATTTGAGGTTGGTGTAGATGGAATGCGTAATTAATTGATGGCTTTATTCACGATTTTGATGCACTTTGCTTAACTGAGATGAAATATAGTTATTTGTCTGAGACTGAAGCTGAACTATGCTGTCTTTTTGCTGTTGATGCTCTTATGATGGGTGTGTTTAAGCTTTAGATGTTCTCGGTATCTAATTTGTAATCCATGTTTGCGAGAAAATGGTTTTAATCAGGAAAATATTTGCATCTGGGACGTAAAACTGGTGTGATTCCACTGATTTGCTTGCTAGTCCCTTTCGTTCCTAGGGTCGTGCACATTTGTTGTACTCCAAACGATTGTATCCCAAATTATGCACGTCGAGATATACTCCGCATTTATGTTTTCTGGAGCACTTGGATCAATTGTGATACTGTGGACAAACATGAGTATTGAGTAAGAATTGTTTGAATGTGTATtgattactagatacataccatTAACTtcctagatacactcttttaagctATTAGATACATATATTTAGTTTGTTAGATACATTtatttaaattactagatacatacctttaacttgctagatacactcctttaagttactagataaaTACCTTTAGGGTGCTGGATACActcttttaaattactagatgCATACCTTTATCaaggtagatacacttttttaagcTACTAAATACATATATTTAGCTTGCTAGATACATTTCTtaaaattactagatacatacatttAATTTACTGGAGTGCAGGGGTGCGAGCTCGGAGACGGAGACGATGCTGCTGTTACTGGTTCATtcttgttttatttgttaattatcTAATTTCTGATTTTAATACGAGGCTCACCAATGTAATTAACTGTAATCTAAGATTATTTTGCCATTTTATAGATTGTTGGATTCATGTTCATTGTTAATTAAATTGTCATCCCCTTGTAGATTGTTACACAGTTCAAGGAACAAGGTCTAAATACTTAATTATATTACAAAAACAAAGAAATGGGGGAAACCTTCGGCATTGTACCTACTAGTGTAATCAGGTACCATAATTCTGCAAGTTTGAGAGCTAATTTGAGAATGAAGTATGATTATTCTTTGTTTTAACTTATACTTTGTTGTCGACGCTTGGCAGTGGAGAAGGTATTCCTGATATCTTGTTGTTGTTAGTTAAATGGTCGGAAAAGACAATGATTGAGAAACTTACATTCAGCAACAAAGTGCAGGTTTTTATTCTTTATAATTCCTCTGTCTCATTAATATGCACTCCTACTTGAAAATCCGATTTCTCTTTATTGAGGTTGTTATTTTTTCAGTGCACTGTACTGGAGGTTAAGGTTATCGAGGGCCATGGAATAACCATAGATGCTATGTTGGTAAATGGTGTTCTCCGTGTAGGAGATCAGATTGTTGTTTGTGGCATGCAGGTAACCTACTGTTGCCTGCTTTTGCCAATTTATCATTTGCAGGGCCCAATTGTTACCACTATCCGCGCTCTCTTAACGGCTCGCCCCTGAACTCAGAGTCAAGGTAAGTTAAATCACCATTAGAGCCTTTAGTCCAGCTTAAAATCCATTGATCTGTTTGTAGTTCGAGTTTTTACTCCGTTTATGATATTGTCAGTGTGTATTTACTGATGCTCTGTTGTCTGTACTTCTAGGGAACATATCTGCATCATAAGGAGATCAAGGCTGCGCAAGGAATCAAAATAACTGCACAGGTATATGCTGTATAACTTGGGAATTGTGGTACATCCCAACTAAGTTTTCTTTTTGGGTTCCAACACGCTGCCTTTTTAATCTTTTTCCCCCTCTAATTATTCAGGCATATGTACAACAGCTGGAAAATAGCCGACTTAAGCTAACCCAGCTTGAGCAAGAGCTTCAATGGGCCCGACAGCAGGTTTACTCTCTGACCATTCTATTGCTTTTTTAAAAGCTTTACTTTCCTCAGTTCATCACAATTATAGTTGCTCATGCGTCAGGCTCTTCATGATTCTTTGTCTTGCAGGGAGTCTTCATTTCAAGTTCTGGGGATCAGTCACAGACAATTGGTGGAAATGGCACGATTCTTATTTTGTGTTATGTGGTTTATCTATAttgcatttttttttcttcttgctCATGGTTCAAAAACAAAGAAAACTTGGTGTACCTGTCAAATTGGTTGTCATTGCCAGTTCATTTCCCTAAAAAGCGGTGTGGGTCTTGTAGATTTTAACAAGTCTAGCTTGAAGAATGATGATCTATTGTTCAAAAATGGTAGACACCCCATTTCCCATCCCATATTCTGCATTTTCATCATTTTTAAGAGTAATTATTTAATACTCGCTACTCTTGATTACCAGTCTTATGATATTCCTATTCCATCCACCTTTTATAATTTCCTTCTGTTTAGATACGTATGTAGGTATGCTTTCGAAAAGGTTTATTTCGGCAGGAGATTTCTGACCAGAGTGAAGAATTAATTAGTGTATGACTTGAGTGATCGAAGACGATGAGACGAAAGTAGACAAGGTGTATTTAGCATGTCATAAATGCGTATCTACCAaggtaaagaagtgtatctagcatatcagagatgtgtatctagaaaggtaaatgagtgtatctagcatgaTAGAGATGTGTATTTagcaaggtaaaagagtgtatctaactaGCTATATgtgtgtatctagtaacttacagaagtgtatctagctagataAATGTATTTATATAGTAACATAAagggagtgtatctagctagctacaATTATTTGTCTTTCGTGACAATGAAATCGACCAAACTTATGATTTTGTTAATGTTAGTCTGTTTTGTTATGTGATATTAGTTTTACCATTTTTTGATTGAAATCTTCGATAAAATGCAAATAAAAGTTTTACACTCCAAAATTGAGTGTCCTCAAATTACTGATTATGGTTATAATTAGGTTAAGCTTGGATGAGATGGTAACTAGATATGCACAAACATAAGGTAATACACCAATCAAAGTGCGCGTAAATGGCGTATAAGTTAGTTGTTGAAATTACTTAAACTGGTTTTTCAAGTAATATTTTATGTATCTAGACTACTATTTTACGTATTTAAGTAGTTCTTACGGTTTGCATCATAATATATATCTAGAAAGGTAAAGACATGTatctaaaagagtgtatctatctATCAAGGTAAAGGcttgtgtatctagcaaggtaaataagTTTATCTAGCTAGGTAAAGAAGTGTATTTAGCAAGATAAAAGAGTGTATTTAACAaagtaaatgagtgtatctagcaagataAAAGAGTTATCTAGCTtgctagagatgtgtatctagcaaggtaaatttatgtatctagcaaggtaaaagagtgtatgtAGCTTGTtagaggagtgtatctagcaaggtagtTGTTCGAAATCTTTAAATGAGTTGATGAGATTGCACAATGAATGTTCAATACGGTATGTCTTCtttatattcttattttataGGTCATTAATTAATACTCTTACTACTTTTTGCTAATTATGTCGATTAACCAAAATacaatcaattttattttattttattttaccaacATATTATAGTAAAATACTTTGCCTATGATTATGGAAGATGGAGTGATTATATTATTCTCGAATTGAGTACCAAACAATTTAAAAATGACGTCAAATGTTAAGTTAGTGACGTGATTGTCGAGAAAGTGTTACAAATAACGATACATTAAAGAATTGATGTTTGATGATAAACAAATCACCATTTTTATTGTATATGACACATTATGACATTACACAACAGGGGCAGTTGCCATGAAATTATAATATCAGAATTGTAGAGGTGGGACGACTAGTCAGATACACAAATTAGTGAAGTCAGGTACACAAATTAGTATACCTAGATACACGAGTCAATTTGTGTATCGATAGCACGATACTCGTGTACCTGGGGTAGTATTACGTGTATCCAGAAACCACTAGGCACCCCTTCAGCCTCCACTACTCACCACTCAGATTGATGACATCCACTATCATCCCCACGAGCACTGCCACACTCTCGGTCCCTCACCCGACCACTACCACCCTGGCATCGTGAGAGCTCCGGCGACGACCCCAACTGGCCACCCCAACTCTGACACATTTTCCCATATCACCAAACAACCCTAATTCCGACACACTATCCCCTTCCCCGACAACCACTGCACGATGCCATCCACCACCATTCGCCCCCAGTCCCATTACTTGCACAGAGGCCCACAAAACAAATGAATCACCACCAGGACCACTACATCGGTCTCGCCGCTATAACCACCACACAAACGCCGTTGCCGCAAACTATCAGCACCATTACCACCACCGATTAAGTCAGACTTACCCAACGAGAACATTTCTCGACTCGAAATCTTCCGAATAAGTCATTAATGTgattattttttttccaaatctagTTCCTTTTTAGTAGATTCAGGATTTactcatttttttattttattaaaatacaaATCATAAATTTAAAGAACTGATGAAGAATTTATTAAAAATTATTTTCCATATAACCTTGTCAGACAATTGCGGTTTAGATGAACCGATTATGGCGGAGACTGACTTCATTTGTGATGGTGGTAGCCAGCGACGGAGATGGAATGAAAAGAAGAAGTAAAAGGACGAAAATAGGAGGGGTGATTCGCCGGTGATAGTGGAGTTGGGGTGACGCACCGACGAGTTTGATGCCGGAGCTCCGGCAACATGACGATGGATAAGCATTAGGAATAAGAAGGCTAAGTGTTGGACTGGGGGTTTGCAGGAATAGGGAGGAGAGAGATAATGAGTGAATGTCGGAGTGTGAGTTAGTTGATCTAGTGGTAGATttttagttcgtaagttcgcaccgaactttaggttcgcacaggatcctatatatatatatatatatatatatatatatatatatatatatatatatatatatatatatatatatatatatatatatattaaagcGATCATATGGCCCAGGCCCGCTAGCCCGACCCGGCCCAGCCCGATTTTCCACCGGGCTCGGGCCTCGATTTTAGGCCCGAAAAGTCCACGACCTGAAGCCCGTGGCCCGATTCAATATAATAGGGTCGGGTTTGGGCCGTCTTTACGGCCCgaattttggcccggcccggcccgaacatatgcaaaatttacgaatatgtacaatttaagaatgttaataagtatttagtaaaataattaaccaatcaattgttgtattttaAATAAGCCGTAGTCACTTGTTTACATGTATTAGTTTGATAAGACTTAGTATTTTCCTTTACCGGTATTTATATGATAAAAAACTGAGCTAATGATTTTGTATCATACTAGTGCCGATAAATTGTTTACCATTATCGGCGTGCTAAGTCAATTTTTTTGAGCCTAAAGAACAACAAATATCAAATCAACTACAACACTACAACAACATACAGTGAGCACCACactaaaatatattattacactACAAAAAAATGTGCATTTAGTTTGTATGAGTCACATCAAGCACTAGGTTCATAAAAGCTACATTAAGTTACTACTTCTTAATTTACAATACTCGAAAAAATCACATAATTCTATATGAAAATTTTGATAACAAATACATAAAGTATCTAACTTTATAATGAGGATTTTAAAACTTATTTAAAGAGGGAAACTATTTAGCCCGAATTGGCCCGATGCCCGCTTTAGCCCGcatgggccgggtttgggccgatAAAATAGGCCCGCACTTGTAGCCCGACTCGACCCGACCCACACACTTGGGCTTAATTTAATGCTTGAGCCCGGCCCAAACCCGAcccggcccggcccatgatcactctatatatatatatatatatatatatatatatatatatatatatatatatatatatatatatatatatatatatatatatatatatatatatagaattaggatcctgtacgaactaaaagttcggtgcgaacttacgaactgatTAATAACCCTTAGATTAAGAATATCTACGGTCCCCTCTTTACACCCCAATTGCTCCTGTTAACCCATTTACCCCAACCTAACCCCCAACCTTCTCCCTTATCCTCTCGCATCCCACCTATCCCATGATGTCAGTGTTCACAACCTCGCCGGAGCACGCCGCATTTGTCGCCGGCGCACCAACTCTGCAACCGAGGATCTCACACAACATACATATTTTGTCTCATCTTCACACTATAATCGTCGTCGGCTTGCTGGCCGTACAACTACCATAATTAGAGTCATTATCGGTCGTAATGGACCTTATTTGACTCGAAATCTCCCGATAATTTCATTAATGCGGTTTGTTTTTTATATTCTTCTCTGTTTGTTTTTTAATGTTTGGTTTTGGGTCGCCATGGAGAGAGGGGGGTGTTGGAGTGGTGATTCCGTGCTGGTCATAGGGACGACGATGCTTATGTGATGTTATGTTTATGATTTAGTGCAATGTTAGTGATTGCGGTGATTGTAGGGATGCGAAATGGAGGTTGCCGATGAGGGTGAGGGAGCCTGTGAGGTTGGGTTATATGACAAGGCTCCGGCGACTGGTAATGGGGTGGTGGTAGGGATTTGAATGTTCACTCATTTCTtctgaattttatgaattgagATTGTAAATCTACAGCAATCTAAGAGGAGTTTCAAAAATCTAGGTACGCAAGGCTTTATGTCGGAGAATTTCGAAATTAGAAAATGTTTTCACTGGCCAAAATTAATGTTTTCACTggccaacgtagaaggggtcatatggagagtaaggtcctatatacccaccgacgaagaagggattcacagttgtttggcctataaagactagtcttaattttagttttagaggaagatcccatcaactttatctTAATACATTtcaagtgaactaatatctagcatgcgagaatgaataaactaagatgatggcttaaaatagagtgacatctttatgtccatgataactaacatccaaactatataagtcaattttcatgcatataagtaggtggtttggtttaggcggaatatgatgcactaattatcatgcgaagaaaagcaacaagaatggaaaaacgtaaaacaaaaaaaaaaagtcctagtgtggcctatctaccaaaaatgaacataaatacaactttgaaaTCCTTCCTAGGactcgagaagcttgtcttgatgttccatcttggtccatgtagcgggagtgagcaatccaatctccatctttagtcttctcaaaattacaattaataaattaaaaaataaacctatttacattctaatttcaaaaacataatactaaagaaaaccaaaggagattcgagatctcaaaattacatcaagattatgtttccatcattacgaaaacataatcaactaaggccacactaggtaataccaaattacaaccgattgcaaaaatacgtaaataaaccattcaacaattcatacaactaaataacatgcatcaacaataaattaatcattcaagacataattccttaattatgtagagtaatttatccaaaccacctattttaaaatgatcaaaattatgtgacaatttctcaattactcacaataattccaatcttaatacacattaacttgtaatatgaattaatctaacatcattttgaaccactttaaaataattgggtatctaaaatttgtgaacttttcacaacaaacaatcatacattatagatataatgtataataattattggccaaaaaaaaaaaaaaaaaaaaaaaacgatttttttttttattgctctCGGCATTCTGccctaaaatttcgaaaaacaggTTTTTTTTCTCGAAAACAACCCCTTTTatttgaacaaatttgtttaatgttgctactataacaagattggcataatcatcaacgtttaatttaaacatagatccaaactagatgattcaatttaacctcttaaaataaatatctaaattatgattaaatcgattatctgaatatttgattcatcacaattgatttgaacattattaaattaatgaatcatgattcttaaacaacaatttaacaccatgtatgccaaaactatatagcaaaaacaaatgaacatcatcaatcaaaacaatttccatttacatttcaatttaattcttattaaatcaaaacatctacaaatttatcatattatcatcttaacatattgaaacaacaatatcaataaatcaaaatggaaacaaggcatcaaaaacaaaaaaaaacatctcggcaaaaaaaaaaaaaactgatacggcctaaatttttttttttaatccatttatgaaaatcatataaaataatttcgtggcttaagctctgataccacttgttagaaatatcggtatatttcatcaagaaaattcggattataacgaaattatgaaatatgaaattacgagtcataaacgaaatgcataaacaaaagaatagagattagaattaacctccggtcctagcaatttggcctaagaaaaaatatcgagatcgatattctcctaatcgttgcacccaaaatgctccgaGAAAAGCCTTTTTCTTTCTAGAAAGAGAACTCTAATTCCtaataatttttagggttttgtgatgagagtatCAAGTAAAAATCAAGAGAGAAAATGATCTTACCCTCTCTCCTATTTAACCGTCCAaaaggagaaaagaggggaagatctttttcttatttttctcctCTTTAAACGTGTAACAAccaaacaaataaggagaaaatcttcttattttaggttgttatcatattgtataaaatgtgtatcattatcaattgtcatatatgtcgtcacgtattaataagttcacacacaacagtttgtagtcgatttattaataccggtctgtcatcatttattatgacaatttcgtataatatatacattaactataaatatcgcatatttataatttgctaattaaatataaccgtttatgtttaattacgaattaacatcttaattcgtttaagctaacattatatacattaattaaatataacagtttatattcaatttacgaattaacaattaattcatctcagctgatattatttaattgtattaaataatcgactcatcatcacattgactaacctttcaGACAaaaacatggactaaccttttagtcatataaggcatcaatgtgattatattttcatataatcacatctctcaaacacatcctttaggtgtgacttttagggaccagttgatcaccgccatcagtatgataataacgtcaaacttctagcaagccaaccgttattagtaaacgttaatcaaatgataaaatactaagtataccctgtgaacctataagagatttatacacgttatcacactaactgtggaggacactagctccaacaatacTTAGTGTACATATTTGTTTGTCTTCATCGTCATTGCATGTGTAAGTTGATTTGTACAtcatgttggtatttgaggaagtGTTTTTCATAATATGTTGGGATTAAGTTCATGATGAATCAcatatttggtgttgtattttaTATTCCAtgtgtggttgttgttgtgttgtattGCAGATCATTTGTGGTGACACTTTgatgttgaggagacgtaagacggttgggagaccgtcttacgcttgagtcgcctcttggagcttccaactccaagagggatgtgcacataatGGCTTGAGTACGGAGTGACGCGTGTGGGTGAGACATGACGTCTGGCAAGGGATCCGGTTGACTTTCGGACccagtacgtctgggcgtgtcccggtac
The Silene latifolia isolate original U9 population chromosome 11, ASM4854445v1, whole genome shotgun sequence genome window above contains:
- the LOC141611847 gene encoding eukaryotic translation initiation factor 5B-like, translating into MGETFGIVPTSVISGEGIPDILLLLVKWSEKTMIEKLTFSNKVQCTVLEVKVIEGHGITIDAMLVNGVLRVGDQIVVCGMQVTYCCLLLPIYHLQGPIVTTIRALLTARP